The proteins below are encoded in one region of Stieleria sp. JC731:
- a CDS encoding tyrosine-type recombinase/integrase, translating to MSHSSPQARNNWGDNVFKGIPVGSEVIPLANQFHQSTDYASDSLRAFGNDLRKFAKWFTDSNREPLNFERVTARDIADCREHLRRDLGQATATVNRCLVTLRRFFGWLAENGHLSNNPAKKVKQLRKQELAPKGLERSRVRKLLREVELRQDIRAQAIFNMLLFTGCRVSDLAGLELTDLMIGVRSGTAVFRQGKGNKQRSVPLPLPARQAIHAYLDTRPPVDSDRVFVGERGPLTSRGVRNLCDKYSAFCGFKIHPHLLRHTMAHQFLADNNNDLVSLAQILGHESLNTTSKYTLGSQKQLGEASDNLSY from the coding sequence ATGTCACATTCCAGTCCACAAGCCCGCAACAATTGGGGCGATAATGTTTTCAAAGGTATCCCGGTCGGCAGCGAAGTGATCCCTCTTGCTAATCAGTTTCACCAGTCCACGGATTACGCTTCTGATTCGCTTCGGGCGTTCGGCAATGACCTGCGAAAATTTGCTAAGTGGTTCACTGACTCCAATCGTGAACCGCTGAACTTCGAACGAGTGACAGCCAGAGACATCGCCGATTGTCGGGAACACCTGCGACGGGATCTCGGACAGGCGACGGCCACGGTTAATCGGTGTCTGGTCACGCTTCGCCGGTTCTTCGGATGGCTGGCTGAAAATGGCCATCTCTCAAATAATCCAGCCAAGAAGGTGAAGCAGCTTCGAAAGCAGGAGTTGGCACCAAAGGGATTGGAAAGAAGTCGGGTGAGAAAGTTACTGCGGGAAGTTGAACTGCGGCAGGACATCCGAGCCCAAGCCATTTTTAATATGCTCTTGTTTACAGGCTGCCGTGTCAGTGATCTAGCCGGACTTGAACTGACTGATTTGATGATCGGCGTTCGAAGCGGCACGGCAGTGTTTCGGCAAGGGAAAGGGAACAAGCAGAGATCCGTTCCATTGCCACTGCCAGCACGGCAAGCGATCCACGCCTATCTCGACACTCGGCCACCTGTTGATTCTGATCGTGTATTTGTCGGTGAACGTGGACCGTTGACTTCTCGTGGCGTTCGCAATTTGTGCGACAAGTACTCAGCATTTTGCGGGTTCAAGATTCATCCGCACTTATTGAGGCACACGATGGCCCACCAGTTCTTGGCAGATAATAACAATGATCTGGTTAGTCTGGCGCAGATATTGGGACACGAGAGCTTGAACACCACTTCAAAATACACATTAGGATCCCAGAAGCAACTTGGCGAAGCGTCAGACAACTTGAGCTACTAG